The following coding sequences lie in one Miscanthus floridulus cultivar M001 chromosome 9, ASM1932011v1, whole genome shotgun sequence genomic window:
- the LOC136480946 gene encoding U1 small nuclear ribonucleoprotein C-2-like has translation MANQILLASGGARPGFWPALPPSPGSPAPAPRRTRAPRSRPGGPAPAPRVPGRRPELTGAPGSELPGDSDPAGPELPRRPRAPPAPPCPAAGQQREKERTKRKKEKGRRKRKKEKGRRKKRKVPTRPPVDPRAVPTAC, from the exons ATGGCAAACCAAATTCTGCTG GCTTCCGGCGGCGCTCGCCCCGGCTTCTGGCCGGCACTCCCGCCCAGCCCCGGcagccccgcgcccgcgccccggcGGACCCGCGCCCCGCGCTCGCGCCCCGgcggccccgcgcccgcgccccgggTCCCCGGCCGCCGCCCCGAGCTCACCGGCGCCCCGGGCTCCGAGCTCCCCGGGGACAGCGACCCGGCCGGCCCCGAGCTCCCCCGCCGGCCCCGAGCTCCACCGGCCCCGCCGTGCCCTGCGGccggccagcagagggagaaggagaggaccaagaggaagaaagagaaggggaggagaaagaggaagaaagagaaggggaggaggaagaagaggaaggtgccgacccgaccgcccgTCGATCCTCGCGCCGTTCCGACCGCCTgttga